In the uncultured Methanobacterium sp. genome, one interval contains:
- a CDS encoding radical SAM protein yields the protein MKVLFVEPPKVFWFVMGEYMPPPLGILQLASYLESKNDTWDIEVVDCQAEGFGWTKLQRHLEQAEAEVVVVSALATCNTFTILRTLEIAKKVNPNVKTVVGGQHFTALADESLKTYPEIDFVVRGEGEVTLFELVKSLDDDQSILDVKGLSWRNGSKIIHNPPRPFIRNLDDLPFPGYHFVHQHMKKYNFKMMAYSGAGYALVEASRGCAYKCTFCSQWQHWGGKWRPKSPGRIADEMEHIYNEYGITFLWLTDDKFGLGKRTSALCDELINRGLSDDLTWFMQARSDDIIKNKDNLPKMRKAGNYWIMAGLERHDNQVLQDYNKGIKSSDAKLSMDLLKENDIFSQATLITGDRNDSHESIQGLRDFVNYVDPDLAIFMILTPFPGTELYETARKQGWLEDDNWANYDMVHAVMPTEHLSRDEVQEELYQCYRSFYGSMRRRITGVFSRNKFKRQTYRYMAGQGLLQALRDLY from the coding sequence ATGAAAGTTTTATTTGTAGAACCACCCAAAGTATTCTGGTTTGTAATGGGAGAATACATGCCCCCACCACTGGGAATACTTCAGTTAGCATCATACTTGGAGTCTAAAAATGATACATGGGACATTGAAGTGGTTGATTGCCAGGCCGAGGGATTTGGATGGACGAAACTGCAGCGGCACCTGGAACAGGCTGAAGCAGAAGTGGTGGTCGTCAGTGCCCTTGCAACCTGTAACACTTTCACCATCTTAAGAACACTGGAAATAGCTAAAAAAGTAAATCCTAATGTTAAAACAGTGGTTGGTGGTCAGCATTTCACTGCACTGGCAGATGAGAGTCTTAAAACCTATCCCGAAATTGATTTTGTGGTGCGTGGTGAGGGAGAAGTCACCCTCTTTGAACTGGTAAAAAGTCTGGATGATGATCAGTCAATCCTTGATGTTAAGGGGCTTTCCTGGAGGAATGGTTCAAAAATCATTCATAATCCACCCCGTCCATTCATCCGTAACCTGGATGACCTTCCATTTCCTGGTTACCATTTTGTTCACCAGCATATGAAGAAGTACAACTTCAAAATGATGGCCTATTCCGGTGCAGGATACGCCCTGGTGGAAGCATCCAGAGGATGCGCCTATAAATGTACCTTCTGCTCCCAGTGGCAGCACTGGGGAGGTAAATGGAGACCAAAATCCCCGGGTAGAATTGCCGATGAAATGGAACACATCTACAATGAATACGGTATCACTTTCCTGTGGTTAACCGATGATAAATTCGGTCTGGGCAAAAGAACCAGTGCCCTGTGCGATGAATTAATCAACAGGGGACTTTCTGATGACTTGACCTGGTTCATGCAGGCTCGAAGTGATGATATCATAAAAAATAAAGATAACCTGCCTAAAATGAGAAAAGCTGGTAATTATTGGATAATGGCTGGTCTGGAGCGACATGATAATCAGGTACTGCAGGATTATAATAAAGGGATTAAATCCAGTGATGCCAAGCTTTCCATGGATCTCTTAAAGGAAAATGACATTTTTTCCCAGGCAACACTCATCACCGGTGACCGGAATGACTCCCATGAATCAATCCAGGGGTTACGGGATTTTGTTAACTACGTGGATCCGGATTTAGCAATTTTCATGATCCTGACTCCATTCCCTGGAACCGAGCTTTATGAAACTGCCAGAAAGCAGGGATGGTTGGAGGATGATAACTGGGCCAACTACGACATGGTGCATGCAGTGATGCCCACCGAACATTTATCCCGGGATGAGGTCCAGGAAGAGCTCTACCAGTGCTACCGCAGTTTCTATGGTAGCATGAGGCGAAGAATTACAGGTGTGTTTTCACGGAATAAATTCAAAAGACAAACTTACCGTTACATGGCAGGCCAGGGCCTCCTGCAAGCATTGAGGGATCTTTATTGA
- a CDS encoding restriction endonuclease, translating to MISKIPLSKKISRIQFRENNYSAQNIFLILVSFSGLFFLVAMYLWSPQSTTPQSTTHYSLQGAITLLIFIVICILGILAALYPSKCKTLLKFQNDSNQKTINQGNIQSKQKTVNQGNIQFAGHHPDCGKFSSHTLTINGKKYCPGCFGLSVGASIAIIGIVIYFFVGYHFMGYPLIYGELLFWIGVCTVFLALLLIVFFKVGKKLKFISNMGLVTGSFLVLLGLDGVKGNFITELYFLILVIFWILTRIAVSETSHELICHNCLKKSVCVYE from the coding sequence TTGATATCTAAAATCCCGTTAAGTAAAAAGATATCCAGAATCCAATTCAGGGAAAATAATTATAGCGCTCAAAACATTTTCCTTATTCTGGTTTCATTTTCAGGACTTTTTTTCCTGGTAGCGATGTACTTATGGTCTCCTCAATCAACAACACCTCAATCAACAACGCATTACTCCCTTCAAGGAGCAATTACTCTATTAATATTCATTGTGATCTGTATTTTAGGGATATTAGCCGCCCTGTACCCATCAAAATGTAAAACATTACTGAAATTTCAAAATGATTCAAATCAAAAAACAATAAATCAGGGTAATATACAATCTAAGCAAAAAACCGTAAACCAGGGTAATATACAATTTGCAGGCCACCATCCAGATTGTGGTAAGTTTTCTTCGCACACATTAACCATCAATGGCAAAAAATATTGCCCTGGATGTTTCGGTCTTTCTGTGGGTGCATCAATTGCTATTATAGGGATAGTGATTTACTTTTTTGTTGGATATCATTTCATGGGATATCCTTTAATCTATGGGGAATTATTATTCTGGATTGGAGTCTGCACTGTATTTTTAGCACTGTTACTTATTGTATTCTTTAAAGTAGGGAAAAAGTTGAAATTTATTTCCAATATGGGACTGGTTACCGGATCATTCCTGGTACTGCTGGGACTGGATGGTGTTAAAGGAAATTTTATAACGGAATTATATTTCCTAATACTGGTCATTTTTTGGATTTTAACCAGAATAGCGGTTTCTGAAACCAGTCATGAACTAATATGTCATAATTGCCTGAAAAAATCGGTCTGTGTCTACGAATAA
- a CDS encoding protease htpX: MVSNEEIKRKLAEKRNPSRKTPLEGGTVPSDELKEKFREKRNKEKENPGYLVCDTCGGYYELQPGESPDDFSDECECGGKLKHSKTANLN, from the coding sequence GTGGTTTCTAACGAAGAAATAAAAAGAAAACTGGCTGAAAAGCGGAATCCTAGTAGAAAAACCCCACTAGAAGGGGGGACTGTTCCCAGTGATGAACTAAAGGAAAAGTTCAGGGAGAAAAGGAATAAGGAAAAAGAAAATCCTGGTTATTTAGTCTGTGATACATGTGGGGGTTACTACGAATTACAACCAGGGGAGTCACCAGATGATTTTAGTGATGAGTGTGAATGTGGTGGCAAGTTGAAACACTCAAAAACTGCAAACCTGAATTAA
- a CDS encoding zinc ribbon domain-containing protein: MVYCHNCGTKNDDDAEFCSKCGEPLKDVRDDYEGRHHHHHRDDRYYRQRNECFGLPHGNIIGPLIGGIILILIGVASFTGFQDMWSYIWPAIIIIVGLLIVVGAIYGSRKRN; the protein is encoded by the coding sequence ATGGTTTACTGTCATAATTGTGGTACTAAAAATGATGATGATGCTGAATTTTGTTCTAAATGTGGAGAACCACTTAAAGATGTTAGGGATGATTACGAGGGAAGGCACCACCATCACCACCGTGATGATCGATACTACCGTCAGAGGAATGAATGTTTCGGACTTCCCCACGGTAATATAATTGGACCACTTATAGGTGGAATTATACTAATTTTAATAGGTGTGGCCTCATTTACTGGATTCCAGGACATGTGGAGTTATATCTGGCCTGCAATTATCATTATTGTAGGTCTCTTGATAGTAGTAGGTGCAATTTACGGTTCACGTAAAAGGAATTAA
- a CDS encoding ABC-ATPase domain-containing protein, with product MDKKEKIISILNRIDGRGYKAYLDLKGSYDFNLFSLIIHHVQRDPFASPSLLRVEVYEHSFPAELYQNSTRKIALEDYISRAFRRGIGKFAGNSHGSGKSGIIHIDNGNQEILERSSVNISSDRLEIRFQLGLPARGRRILGREAQRILMKILPEIVSYSCFYENLHTDELTKHIQCFEDAKYLRNQLKERELVSFIADGAILPRESGVSDKPLQNAVAFKSPSSLQVTLETHQGVISGIGIPEGVTLIVGGGYHGKSTLLRAMELGVYNHLPGDGREMVITREDAVKIRAEDGRRVEKVDVNSFIHHPPGIGDTTNFSTENASGSTSQAANIIESLEASSKLLLFDEDTSATNFMIRDERMQRLVSSDKEPITPFIDRVGELYRDHGVSSIRVMGGSGDYFQKADTVVMMDHYQPHNVTLEARKIAEEMPLKRRTESKGKFGYRQRYPHPESIKPYKGKRLKLDSRGVSNLIMGPLTIDLSQIEQLVESSQTRAISYALYQFHENFTRNSDGHSRKVNRNSRKANSKIGDFNMGDVLDYLENRINTEGLDFLAPSGRNKPHNISRPRRYEIAAAMNRLRTFKVDN from the coding sequence ATGGATAAGAAAGAAAAAATAATCTCCATTTTAAATCGAATTGATGGAAGGGGCTACAAAGCCTATCTTGATTTAAAGGGTAGTTATGATTTTAATCTCTTTTCACTTATAATTCATCATGTGCAGAGGGATCCCTTTGCCAGTCCTTCACTCTTAAGGGTGGAAGTTTATGAGCATTCATTCCCGGCAGAACTTTACCAAAACAGTACACGTAAGATTGCACTGGAGGATTACATTTCAAGGGCCTTCAGAAGAGGTATTGGAAAGTTCGCAGGCAACAGTCACGGAAGTGGAAAAAGTGGAATTATACACATAGATAATGGGAATCAGGAGATACTCGAGCGTAGCAGTGTGAATATCAGTTCAGACAGGTTGGAGATACGTTTTCAATTAGGTTTACCTGCCAGGGGCCGGAGAATACTGGGGCGTGAAGCTCAAAGGATATTGATGAAGATCTTACCTGAAATTGTTTCTTATTCCTGTTTTTACGAAAATCTACATACAGATGAATTAACCAAGCATATCCAGTGCTTTGAAGATGCAAAATACTTACGTAACCAGCTTAAAGAAAGAGAATTAGTGTCTTTCATTGCAGATGGTGCTATTCTTCCCCGTGAAAGTGGGGTATCAGATAAACCACTCCAGAATGCTGTGGCTTTTAAATCACCATCCTCTCTCCAGGTAACTCTGGAAACTCACCAAGGTGTTATTTCCGGTATAGGCATTCCGGAGGGTGTGACTCTTATTGTGGGTGGAGGTTACCATGGAAAGTCCACACTGCTTAGAGCTATGGAACTGGGAGTGTATAACCATCTCCCGGGAGATGGCAGAGAAATGGTAATCACCAGGGAAGATGCAGTTAAGATCCGGGCAGAGGATGGGCGGAGGGTTGAAAAAGTTGATGTTAATAGTTTCATCCATCACCCTCCCGGTATTGGGGATACCACCAATTTTTCCACAGAAAATGCTTCGGGTTCTACCTCACAGGCTGCCAACATAATTGAATCACTGGAAGCAAGTTCCAAACTACTTTTATTTGATGAAGATACATCAGCAACTAATTTTATGATACGTGATGAGAGAATGCAGCGTCTGGTGAGCTCAGATAAAGAGCCCATCACTCCATTCATTGATCGGGTTGGTGAGCTTTATAGAGATCACGGAGTTTCTTCCATACGGGTAATGGGCGGATCCGGTGATTACTTCCAGAAGGCAGATACAGTAGTTATGATGGACCATTACCAGCCACATAATGTCACCCTGGAGGCCCGGAAGATTGCTGAAGAAATGCCCCTCAAACGGAGAACAGAATCAAAGGGAAAATTCGGTTACCGGCAACGTTATCCTCATCCTGAATCCATCAAACCTTACAAAGGAAAACGTTTGAAACTGGACAGTAGGGGTGTTTCCAATTTGATTATGGGACCCTTAACCATTGATCTTTCCCAGATCGAGCAGTTGGTTGAATCCAGCCAGACCAGGGCCATCAGTTACGCTCTTTACCAGTTCCATGAAAATTTTACCCGTAATTCTGATGGACATTCACGTAAGGTTAATAGAAATTCACGTAAGGCTAATTCTAAAATAGGGGATTTTAACATGGGTGATGTTCTTGATTATCTTGAAAACCGCATCAACACTGAAGGGCTAGATTTTTTAGCCCCAAGTGGTAGAAATAAACCACATAACATTTCAAGACCGCGTCGGTATGAGATTGCTGCAGCCATGAACCGTCTTAGGACATTTAAAGTGGATAATTGA
- a CDS encoding LytS/YhcK type 5TM receptor domain-containing protein, producing the protein MSKLTFTDRIHKIRNYLTGDEEVPIMYIHALMAIVGSVSVLLILEFKELPMSSVQHSLLVLVEKACVIVVIAYVVSRLNVFTEVLEGKFTIKNQAILILIFGAISIFGTYSGVEVFGAMANVRDLGPMVAGLIGGPIVGLGAGLIGGLYRLSLGGFTAVPCAIATILAGLFAGLIFLINKRRFVGIFWAVVFAVLMESLHLLINLAIAKPYYMALAVVEELTIPIIVSNALGMFIFAFIISNLLRERETIKERDLYFDELERKKHELKVASKIQKSFLTEDLPSIPGFSVAALNIPAREVGGDFYDFVSISPERTGIVIADVTGDSFPASLLMALSRTIIRGEAKNQNPPTLLKYLNNLIAVDIGPEIFITILYGELNIKNRCFTYVNAAHSPPLIFRNKTQEIGELAKGNKSLGRLGNIELEQHQVKIDNGDLLLFYTDGVIKALKTPDSSGKDVLKQVIIQNHDLSASKILEEIKSKTISPEVNPDDLVLAILRAD; encoded by the coding sequence ATGTCCAAACTCACATTCACCGACAGGATACATAAGATCAGGAATTACCTGACTGGGGATGAAGAAGTTCCCATAATGTACATACACGCGCTCATGGCTATTGTTGGTAGTGTCAGTGTTCTTTTGATCCTGGAATTTAAGGAATTACCAATGTCCTCTGTGCAGCACAGCCTCCTGGTCCTGGTGGAAAAAGCATGTGTGATAGTGGTTATTGCCTATGTGGTAAGCCGTTTAAACGTTTTCACCGAGGTTCTTGAAGGAAAGTTCACCATTAAAAACCAGGCAATTCTTATCCTCATTTTTGGGGCAATATCCATCTTTGGAACCTATTCTGGAGTGGAGGTTTTCGGGGCCATGGCCAATGTACGGGACCTGGGACCCATGGTGGCAGGCCTCATAGGAGGCCCTATTGTGGGATTGGGTGCAGGTTTAATTGGTGGATTGTACCGTTTGAGTTTGGGTGGTTTCACAGCAGTACCCTGTGCCATTGCCACCATACTGGCAGGACTATTCGCTGGTTTAATATTCCTCATTAACAAACGCCGCTTTGTGGGGATATTCTGGGCAGTGGTTTTTGCGGTTTTAATGGAATCACTGCACCTTCTCATTAACCTGGCCATTGCCAAACCATATTACATGGCACTGGCAGTGGTGGAGGAGCTCACCATACCAATCATTGTCTCCAATGCACTGGGAATGTTCATATTTGCATTTATTATCTCCAATCTCCTCCGGGAAAGGGAAACAATAAAGGAGAGGGACCTTTATTTTGATGAACTGGAACGTAAAAAACATGAGCTGAAGGTGGCCAGTAAAATCCAGAAGAGCTTCCTCACTGAAGACTTACCCTCCATCCCAGGTTTTAGTGTTGCGGCCTTGAACATCCCTGCACGTGAGGTTGGGGGTGATTTTTATGATTTTGTATCCATATCGCCCGAAAGAACTGGTATTGTTATTGCGGATGTTACCGGGGACAGTTTCCCAGCTTCACTGCTCATGGCACTTTCCAGAACCATAATCCGGGGAGAAGCAAAAAATCAGAACCCTCCAACGCTTTTAAAATATTTAAACAACCTGATTGCAGTTGATATTGGTCCTGAAATTTTCATTACTATATTATACGGTGAATTAAACATTAAAAACCGTTGTTTCACCTATGTTAACGCAGCCCACAGTCCTCCATTGATTTTCAGGAATAAAACACAGGAAATAGGAGAACTTGCCAAGGGAAATAAATCCCTGGGTCGATTGGGAAATATTGAGCTAGAACAACACCAAGTAAAGATTGATAATGGTGACCTACTCTTATTCTATACTGATGGTGTTATCAAAGCTTTGAAAACACCGGATTCTTCGGGAAAAGATGTTTTAAAACAGGTTATAATCCAAAATCATGACCTTTCAGCATCAAAGATTTTAGAAGAGATAAAATCAAAAACCATTTCTCCAGAAGTAAATCCTGATGATCTGGTGTTAGCGATTTTAAGGGCAGATTGA
- a CDS encoding manganese efflux pump MntP family protein yields MFFLAVGLAMDAFSVSITRGMLLKCNLKYALTIAVFFGVFQALMPVAGWLAGEQLAALVELWAPWIAFILLALIGGKMIYEGIREEDEDEDVCKVFSLKDILILSVATSIDAFAVGVTFAFLNTPILLPILIIGLVTFILSFIGVYLGKKAGHLFGSKIEILGGMILIGIGVKILLESLL; encoded by the coding sequence ATGTTTTTCTTGGCAGTTGGTCTGGCCATGGATGCCTTCAGTGTATCCATCACCAGGGGAATGCTTCTTAAATGTAACCTGAAGTATGCGCTTACCATTGCCGTATTTTTCGGTGTATTCCAGGCTTTGATGCCTGTAGCTGGTTGGCTAGCTGGTGAACAGTTAGCAGCCCTGGTTGAACTCTGGGCACCATGGATTGCATTCATCTTACTTGCCTTAATTGGGGGCAAGATGATCTACGAGGGAATACGTGAAGAGGATGAAGATGAGGATGTCTGTAAGGTCTTCTCCCTGAAGGATATTTTAATTCTGTCGGTTGCCACCAGTATTGATGCCTTTGCAGTGGGTGTAACCTTTGCATTTTTAAACACTCCCATTCTCCTACCCATACTGATTATCGGGCTGGTAACTTTCATATTATCATTTATTGGAGTTTACCTTGGGAAAAAAGCAGGACACCTTTTTGGAAGTAAAATTGAGATTCTTGGGGGAATGATTTTAATTGGAATTGGAGTCAAAATCCTTCTAGAGAGCCTGCTATAA
- a CDS encoding tetratricopeptide repeat protein, with the protein MDPKDNQQKEDEKENQNEKIALLKKGNELFRQGSYKAALLYFDDALVVDPDNGKIWDIRGVALSRIGLQDEAQESFEVALDLEPDNAQVWSNLGVLYASRARFDEAINSFDHSLELEKDNDGVWNNRGSALFGLKKYKEALESFTRATELNPDNAQAWAGKGSAHNFLDDYPEAIESLERFVQLASSTFSPQVEEAWALIFELKMKVAENRDTE; encoded by the coding sequence TTGGATCCTAAAGATAATCAGCAGAAAGAAGATGAAAAAGAGAATCAAAATGAGAAAATTGCCCTTTTGAAGAAGGGTAATGAACTTTTCCGCCAGGGAAGTTATAAAGCTGCTCTTTTATACTTTGATGATGCCCTGGTAGTGGACCCTGATAATGGTAAAATATGGGACATTCGTGGGGTTGCACTTTCCCGTATTGGACTTCAGGATGAAGCACAGGAATCCTTTGAGGTGGCTCTTGATCTTGAACCGGATAATGCTCAAGTCTGGTCTAATCTGGGAGTTTTATACGCATCCCGTGCCCGGTTTGATGAGGCCATAAATTCTTTTGACCACTCTCTGGAACTGGAAAAAGATAATGACGGGGTCTGGAATAATCGGGGGTCTGCTCTTTTTGGTTTAAAAAAATACAAAGAGGCTCTTGAATCTTTCACAAGGGCCACAGAACTTAATCCCGATAATGCTCAGGCATGGGCGGGTAAAGGTTCTGCCCACAACTTCCTGGATGATTACCCGGAGGCAATAGAGTCACTGGAACGCTTTGTACAACTAGCATCTTCCACCTTTTCTCCCCAGGTCGAAGAAGCATGGGCGTTGATTTTTGAGTTGAAGATGAAAGTTGCTGAGAATAGGGATACAGAATAG
- a CDS encoding type I restriction endonuclease has protein sequence METDMQGELAKLTTKVNEKLDKVQTEEATKTAFILPFMRLVLGYDHTDPEEVVPEFTADVGIKKGEKVDYAIMFDDKPVMLFECKTAQCNLDKEHASQLYRYFTATEAKFGILTNGIIYRFFTDIDEPNRMDKKPFFDIDLRNIKDSDIKELQQFTKASFDMENIFESASELKYKGEIKKIMAQQLNEPSDEFVKFFAKQVYSGILTKNVKEQFTQITKSAIKQFINERVEERLKTALDASEGEPEQNKPKIEFKAPKDAIVTTEEEWDGYYIVRSILSEIVDPERVTIRDRKSYCGVLLDDNQYKLVCRMHFNGKQKYVGLFDKEEKRDSGAKIEDKIPIENLSEIYNYSERIKNTAKIYI, from the coding sequence ATGGAAACAGATATGCAGGGTGAACTAGCCAAACTAACCACTAAAGTGAATGAAAAACTTGATAAAGTACAAACCGAAGAAGCTACAAAAACAGCTTTTATCCTACCTTTTATGAGGTTGGTATTAGGTTATGACCATACGGATCCTGAAGAGGTTGTTCCGGAATTTACTGCTGATGTAGGGATAAAAAAAGGGGAAAAGGTTGATTATGCTATTATGTTTGATGATAAACCGGTTATGTTATTTGAATGTAAAACTGCACAATGCAACCTTGATAAGGAGCATGCTTCTCAGTTATATAGGTATTTTACTGCTACCGAAGCTAAATTTGGAATTTTAACTAATGGAATTATTTACCGGTTTTTTACAGATATTGATGAACCAAACCGGATGGACAAAAAACCGTTCTTTGATATTGACTTAAGGAACATCAAGGACTCTGATATAAAAGAACTTCAACAATTCACTAAAGCTAGTTTCGACATGGAAAATATATTTGAATCGGCTAGTGAGCTTAAATATAAAGGAGAAATCAAAAAAATAATGGCACAACAACTTAACGAACCCTCAGATGAATTTGTAAAGTTTTTTGCTAAACAAGTATATTCGGGTATTCTCACTAAAAATGTAAAAGAACAGTTCACACAAATTACCAAATCCGCTATTAAACAATTTATAAATGAAAGAGTTGAAGAAAGATTAAAAACAGCTCTAGATGCATCTGAAGGTGAACCAGAACAAAATAAACCTAAAATCGAATTTAAGGCACCAAAAGACGCAATTGTCACTACCGAAGAAGAATGGGATGGATATTATATTGTAAGATCTATTCTTAGTGAGATAGTTGACCCTGAAAGGGTTACTATTAGAGACCGGAAGAGTTATTGCGGGGTTTTGCTCGATGATAATCAATATAAATTAGTATGTAGAATGCATTTCAATGGAAAACAAAAATACGTGGGGTTATTCGATAAAGAAGAAAAAAGAGATAGTGGGGCCAAAATAGAAGATAAAATCCCTATTGAAAACTTAAGTGAAATATACAATTATTCTGAAAGAATAAAAAACACTGCAAAAATTTATATTTAA
- a CDS encoding PAS domain S-box protein: MSRTNIILAMDNDAEALKINQILSSGNWKPLTLFNWKNPQWEISNSENGQGVSSESNTSNLVDTASLDLDSVDLIIMDEKLQENIHLKTFLDQLNNINSTNSIPLILITSNCNGAERIDLKENEICLSLPFKPRELLLTVESAFYKKNMERALKKSEDQYRILIENADDPIAMINYHGEFLLVNKSAARFFSCEEEKFLGKTMWEIFPKKYADSQMKNIKTVIETNEGCIFESETIIKGKKYYFSTNIQPMPVKNGEIGAVQLIARDITPMKKVQNALEKSEEKFREVFHNANDGISLHHVDEGLPGNFCEVNDVVCQRLGYAKEELLLMSPMDIINQETKEKMPGIMEELSSNKRATFEAVQITKDGELITTEISNHLFNLQGTEMIMSISRDISERKKSENQLLRILAGIEGTGDSIGIAMSDGSHFYQNQSFNKLFDYTVEELNIPMGPVKLFKDKELGRYIFQTIMNGNSWDGELEMIDKSERIFPAYIQANAIKNKNNIVIGLIYVLNDITERKRVEYALKTSEEKFRNLAQTAVDAIIIIDNEEKIVFSNSSLERIFDYSEKEILGEYLDTLIPERHMEDFQIKLDFFHEHDRDVGNVFESFGLRKDGSEFPLEMSLNTWKAEGDVYTTFIIRDITQRKLNEFKMKMREDIFQLMARNIEEVFWIIDPLTGQILYMSPSYTKIWGQNIETLYQNPRSWIESMHPEDKEEFISYIFGKNGRTIKHTEKIECRVLRPDGEVRWIQVRAFPVINENKEIYRRIGIATDISNIRNMENKLLNHVKDKTQ; this comes from the coding sequence ATGTCTAGAACAAATATAATTCTCGCCATGGATAATGATGCTGAAGCTCTTAAAATCAATCAAATTCTTTCCTCAGGTAACTGGAAACCATTAACTCTATTTAACTGGAAAAATCCCCAGTGGGAGATTTCTAACAGTGAAAATGGTCAAGGGGTAAGTTCAGAAAGCAATACCTCAAACCTGGTGGATACTGCATCACTTGATTTAGATTCAGTTGATTTAATCATAATGGATGAGAAATTGCAGGAAAACATACACCTGAAAACATTTTTAGACCAGTTAAATAATATAAACAGTACTAATTCCATTCCTCTGATTTTAATTACCTCTAATTGCAATGGTGCAGAAAGGATAGATCTAAAAGAAAATGAGATCTGTCTATCCCTACCATTTAAGCCTCGTGAACTTTTATTAACTGTGGAAAGTGCTTTCTATAAGAAAAACATGGAAAGAGCGCTGAAAAAAAGCGAAGACCAGTATCGTATTCTAATTGAAAACGCTGATGACCCAATCGCCATGATCAACTACCACGGGGAATTTCTCCTGGTGAATAAAAGTGCAGCTCGATTCTTTTCATGTGAAGAGGAAAAATTCCTGGGAAAAACCATGTGGGAAATCTTTCCCAAAAAATACGCAGATTCCCAGATGAAAAACATAAAAACAGTTATTGAAACTAATGAAGGATGTATTTTTGAAAGTGAAACCATCATCAAGGGTAAAAAATACTATTTCAGCACCAATATTCAGCCCATGCCTGTAAAAAATGGGGAAATAGGGGCGGTACAACTCATTGCCCGGGATATTACCCCAATGAAAAAAGTGCAAAACGCTCTAGAAAAAAGTGAAGAAAAATTCAGGGAAGTATTCCACAACGCCAACGATGGAATATCTCTCCATCACGTTGATGAAGGGTTACCAGGTAATTTTTGTGAAGTAAACGATGTGGTTTGCCAGAGATTGGGATATGCCAAGGAAGAACTTCTTCTTATGAGTCCCATGGATATTATTAACCAGGAAACCAAGGAAAAAATGCCAGGTATTATGGAAGAATTGAGTTCAAATAAGAGAGCTACCTTTGAAGCAGTACAGATTACTAAGGATGGGGAACTGATTACAACCGAGATCAGCAATCATCTTTTTAATTTACAGGGAACAGAAATGATCATGTCCATATCCAGGGACATTTCCGAACGTAAAAAATCCGAAAACCAACTATTACGCATACTTGCAGGAATAGAGGGTACTGGAGATTCCATTGGAATAGCAATGTCTGACGGATCCCATTTCTATCAAAATCAATCCTTTAACAAACTATTTGACTACACAGTAGAGGAACTGAACATACCCATGGGCCCGGTGAAACTGTTTAAAGATAAGGAACTGGGGAGGTATATATTCCAAACTATAATGAATGGCAATAGCTGGGATGGGGAATTAGAAATGATCGATAAGTCCGAGAGAATTTTCCCAGCTTATATCCAGGCCAACGCCATTAAAAACAAAAATAATATAGTTATTGGATTAATTTATGTCTTGAATGATATCACAGAACGGAAAAGAGTGGAATACGCTTTAAAAACCAGTGAGGAGAAGTTCCGAAACCTGGCTCAAACCGCAGTGGATGCCATTATCATTATTGATAATGAAGAAAAGATTGTGTTCTCCAACAGCAGCCTGGAAAGAATCTTCGATTACAGTGAAAAAGAGATACTGGGTGAATATCTGGACACACTCATCCCAGAAAGGCATATGGAAGATTTCCAGATTAAATTAGACTTTTTTCATGAGCATGACAGGGATGTGGGGAATGTTTTTGAGTCATTTGGTCTCAGAAAGGATGGAAGTGAGTTCCCACTGGAAATGTCCCTTAACACCTGGAAAGCAGAAGGGGATGTCTACACCACATTCATCATCCGTGACATAACCCAGAGGAAATTAAATGAGTTTAAAATGAAGATGAGGGAGGATATATTCCAGTTAATGGCACGGAACATTGAAGAGGTTTTCTGGATCATTGACCCCCTCACTGGACAGATACTTTACATGAGCCCATCTTATACGAAGATATGGGGTCAAAATATAGAAACTCTTTACCAGAACCCACGATCATGGATTGAATCCATGCACCCTGAAGATAAGGAAGAATTTATTTCTTATATTTTTGGAAAAAACGGTAGAACAATCAAGCACACAGAAAAGATCGAATGCAGAGTTCTACGTCCTGATGGGGAAGTGAGGTGGATACAAGTCAGGGCATTCCCGGTTATTAACGAAAACAAGGAGATCTACCGCAGGATTGGTATAGCCACAGATATTTCCAATATTAGGAATATGGAAAATAAATTATTAAATCATGTAAAGGACAAAACCCAATAA